The following proteins are co-located in the Solanum pennellii chromosome 1, SPENNV200 genome:
- the LOC107032641 gene encoding uncharacterized protein LOC107032641 isoform X1 → MKAMETLQDLIEEVKVRAVWWGLCIFAVCYFLTHTSTSMWMNLPIALLLVSGSRIFFNEVEFRWKVRNVRPPTYLAHLEKKQLSMNDSRLSSSPPTLKWKRKIGSPLVEAAAEEFIDKVLHDFVIDLWYSDITPDKEAPELIHEIIMDVLGEISGRVKGINLVELLTRDVVDLVGDHLDLFRRNQTAIGVDVMGTLSSEERDERLKHHLLVSKELHPALISAESEYKVLQRLMGGILAVVLRPREAQSPLVRCIARELLTSLVIQPLLNFASPVYINELIEYIFLAYNDEGCKESGDGKSTKVESHNRNQGSPSDTCSESDHKQKTPTKSQGTDLSLCQYDHRRELSSASAGSSISGSIQDEASHPRPADWARVLEAASQRRTEVLMPENLENMWTIGRNYKKKLQKNSSTGVQVPRVKITASSGKDAGKELPTQKSEVAVIMEGEPHDQRSHPLHLSQDLIKDASSKGGVLYDVDSASAIVAYETKSKLKKSNSTSDLIIQQNTEDLFMSKDGGSIISEFYSTEFKNAVPSTMSASDMVIRGEGHHLPKLKCRVLGAYFEKLGSKSFAVYSIAVTDANNCTWFVKRRYRNFERLHRHLKDIPNYTLHLPPKRIFSSSTEDAFVHQRCIQLDKYLQDLLTIANVAEQHEVWDFLSASSKNYSFGKSSSVMRTLAVNVDDAVDDIVRQFKGVSDGLMRKVVGSPSSSSYEPTTSTSDRNLSWNVEEINKLALTQSNSESVNSFSDNDDGDKDGSHGHEEVGPSSEDNGWHSDNELNSKGFPPRVVKHDEEMVNSVADLKNGSGLQRKSVSSGGFSETSLAVVPSQQEDLVGVPPEWTPPNLSVPILNLVDKIFQLNRRGWLRRQVFWISKEIMQLMMEDAIDDWLLRQIHWLRRDDIIALGIKWIQDVLWPNGVFFIKLRNIVESSNEPNQGSVHSTKQSGGSKVSKAGSFEEQLEATRRASDVKKMLYDGAPATLVSLIGHKQYRRCARDLYYFLQSTICLKQLTYGVLELVLISIFPELRDLVKDIHEKAHAQPV, encoded by the exons ATGAAGGCAATGGAGACCCTTCAAGATCTGATCGAAGAAGTAAAAGTTCGAGCGGTTTGGTGGGGTTTGTGTATATTTGCTGTTTGTTACTTTTTAACAC ACACCAGTACATCAATGTGGATGAACCTGCCTATAGCTTTACTCTTGGTTTCTGGATCAcgtatattttttaatgaagtGGAGTTCCGCTGGAAAGTTCGGAATGTCCGACCACCAACATACTTGGCGCACTTAGAAAAGAAGCAGCTATCTATGAATGATAGCCGACTTTCTTCCTCACCGCCCACACTGAAATGGAAGAGAAAAATCGGTTCTCCACTTGTAGAGGCAGCAGCAGAGGAGTTCATTGACAAGGTGTTGCATGATTTTGTGATAGATTTGTGGTACTCTGATATTACGCCTGACAAAGAGGCACCAGAGCTGATACATGAAATAATCATGGATGTCCTTGGTGAAATATCTGGAAGAGTGAAAGGAATTAACCTTGTAGAGCTGTTGACAAG ggATGTCGTGGACCTGGTAGGAGATCACCTTGACCTTTTCCGCAGGAACCAGACAGCTATTGGCGTGGACGTCATGGGTACATTGTCTTCGGAAGAAAGGGATGAAAGGTTGAAGCACCATCTCTTGGTCTCTAAAGAACTCCATCCTGCTTTGATATCAGCTGAGAGTGAGTACAAG GTACTTCAACGGCTCATGGGTGGAATCTTAGCTGTTGTGCTAAGACCCCGAGAAGCGCAAAGCCCCTTAGTTCGATGTATTGCCAGAGAACTATTAACTTCTTTAGTGATACAGCCTCTTCTGAATTTTGCTAGCCCTGT GTATATTAATGAATTGATTGAATATATTTTCCTTGCATATAATGATGAGGGGTGTAAGGAGTCTGGCGATGGTAAATCGACTAAAGTAGAAAGTCATAATCGCAATCAGGGTTCTCCGTCAGACACTTGTTCAGAATCTGATCACAAACAGAAAACACCTACCAAGAGTCAAGGGACTGATCTCTCACTTTGCCAATATGACCATCGAAGAGAATTATCATCAGCTAGTGCAGGAAGTTCAATTTCTGGTTCGATTCAAGACGAGGCTAGCCATCCACGGCCCGCTGACTGGGCTCGTGTCCTTGAAGCAGCTTCCCAGAGAAGAACTGAAGTTCTGATGCCTGAAAATCTTGAGAACATGTGGACTATTGGCagaaattataagaaaaaactcCAAAAGAATTCTTCCACAGGAGTTCAGGTTCCTAGAGTAAAGATTACTGCAAGCAGTGGAAAAGATGCGGGGAAAGAGTTGCCAACTCAAAAATCTGAAGTGGCCGTGATAATGGAAGGTGAACCACATGATCAGAGAAGTCACCCTTTGCATTTGTCTCAAGATCTGATAAAGGATGCTTCGTCCAAGGGAGGAGTTCTCTATGATGTTGACAGTGCTTCTGCCATTGTTGCATATGAGACTAAGAGTAAgcttaaaaaatcaaatagtaCATCTGATTTAATCATCCAACAAAATACTGAAGATTTGTTTATGAGCAAAGATGGAGGATCCATTATATCAGAATTCTATAGTACAGAATTTAAGAATGCAGTACCTAGCACTATGAGTGCTTCAGACATGGTGATTCGTGGTGAGGGACATCATCTACCAAAGCTGAAGTGCAGG GTTTTGGGTGCATATTTTGAGAAGCTGGGCTCAAAATCTTTTGCTGTATATTCAATCGCGGTTACAGATGCCAATAACTGTACTTGGTTTGTAAAGAGAAG ATACAGGAACTTTGAGAGATTGCATAGACACCTGAAAGATATTCCTAATTACACATTGCATTTGCCTCCTAAGAGGATATTTTCATCTAGTACAGAAGATGCATTCGTTCATCAGCGTTGCATTCAGCTCGACAAATATCTGCAA GATCTCTTGACAATTGCCAATGTGGCTGAGCAACATGAAGTGTGGGATTTTCTCAGTGCCTCTTCCAAG AACTACTCCTTTGGAAAATCTTCTTCAGTGATGAGAACGCTGGCAG TTAACGTGGATGATGCTGTGGATGATATTGTGCGTCAATTTAAAGGCGTTTCTGATGGCTTGATGCGTAAAGTTGTTGGCTctccttcatcttcttcttatGAACCTACTACCTCTACTTCAGACAGGAATTTGTCTTGGAACGTGGAGGAAATAAATAAACTGGCTTTAACACAAAGTAACTCTGAGTCAGTTAATAGTTTCTCTGACAATGATGACGGTGATAAAGATGGAAGCCACGGGCATGAGGAAGTAGGACCTAGTTCAGAAGACAATGGGTGGCATTCAGACAATGAGTTGAATTCAAAAGGATTTCCCCCTCGGGTGGTTAAACATGACGAAGAGATGGTAAACTCAGTGGCTGATTTGAAGAATGGTTCTGGGCTACAACGTAAATCAGTCAGTTCTGGAGGATTTTCAGAGACAAGTTTGGCAGTAGTTCCAAGTCAACAAGAGGATCTAGTTGGAGTGCCACCAGAG TGGACGCCGCCCAACTTAAGTGTACCTATCTTAAATTTGGTGGACAAGATTTTTCAGCTGAATAGAAGAGGCTGGCTAAG AAGACAGGTATTTTGGATATCAAAGGAAATTATGCAGTTAATGATGGAGGATGCTATTGATGATTGGCTGTTAAGGCAAATTCATTGGCTACGGAGAGATGATATTATTGCTTTGGGAATTAAATGGATTCAAGAT GTTCTCTGGCCCAATGGCgttttcttcataaaattaagaaatattgtTGAAAGCAGCAATGAACCAAATCAAGGATCTGTTCATAGCACGAAACAATCTGGAGGAAGTAAGGTCTCTAAGGCAGGATCTTTTGAGGAGCAGCTTGAGGCTACTCGTAGGGCAAGTGATGTGAAAAAGATGCTCTATG ATGGTGCTCCCGCCACTTTGGTCAGCTTAATAGGGCACAAGCAGTACAGACGTTGTGCTAGGGATTTGTATTATTTCCTTCAG TCTACTATCTGCTTAAAGCAGCTAACATATGGTGTCCTCGAACTTGTACTTATATCGATCTTCCCTGAACTGAGGGATCTTGTGAAGGATATCCATGAGAAGGCACACGCTCAACCTGTATAG
- the LOC107032641 gene encoding uncharacterized protein LOC107032641 isoform X2 — protein sequence MTQWGRKPISPTYYRDMNLRTEPFFLFFHRDVVDLVGDHLDLFRRNQTAIGVDVMGTLSSEERDERLKHHLLVSKELHPALISAESEYKVLQRLMGGILAVVLRPREAQSPLVRCIARELLTSLVIQPLLNFASPVYINELIEYIFLAYNDEGCKESGDGKSTKVESHNRNQGSPSDTCSESDHKQKTPTKSQGTDLSLCQYDHRRELSSASAGSSISGSIQDEASHPRPADWARVLEAASQRRTEVLMPENLENMWTIGRNYKKKLQKNSSTGVQVPRVKITASSGKDAGKELPTQKSEVAVIMEGEPHDQRSHPLHLSQDLIKDASSKGGVLYDVDSASAIVAYETKSKLKKSNSTSDLIIQQNTEDLFMSKDGGSIISEFYSTEFKNAVPSTMSASDMVIRGEGHHLPKLKCRVLGAYFEKLGSKSFAVYSIAVTDANNCTWFVKRRYRNFERLHRHLKDIPNYTLHLPPKRIFSSSTEDAFVHQRCIQLDKYLQDLLTIANVAEQHEVWDFLSASSKNYSFGKSSSVMRTLAVNVDDAVDDIVRQFKGVSDGLMRKVVGSPSSSSYEPTTSTSDRNLSWNVEEINKLALTQSNSESVNSFSDNDDGDKDGSHGHEEVGPSSEDNGWHSDNELNSKGFPPRVVKHDEEMVNSVADLKNGSGLQRKSVSSGGFSETSLAVVPSQQEDLVGVPPEWTPPNLSVPILNLVDKIFQLNRRGWLRRQVFWISKEIMQLMMEDAIDDWLLRQIHWLRRDDIIALGIKWIQDVLWPNGVFFIKLRNIVESSNEPNQGSVHSTKQSGGSKVSKAGSFEEQLEATRRASDVKKMLYDGAPATLVSLIGHKQYRRCARDLYYFLQSTICLKQLTYGVLELVLISIFPELRDLVKDIHEKAHAQPV from the exons ATGACGCAATGGGGCAGGAAACCCATATCCCCAACTTACTACAGGGATATGAATTTACGGACGGAacctttctttttgttttttcatag ggATGTCGTGGACCTGGTAGGAGATCACCTTGACCTTTTCCGCAGGAACCAGACAGCTATTGGCGTGGACGTCATGGGTACATTGTCTTCGGAAGAAAGGGATGAAAGGTTGAAGCACCATCTCTTGGTCTCTAAAGAACTCCATCCTGCTTTGATATCAGCTGAGAGTGAGTACAAG GTACTTCAACGGCTCATGGGTGGAATCTTAGCTGTTGTGCTAAGACCCCGAGAAGCGCAAAGCCCCTTAGTTCGATGTATTGCCAGAGAACTATTAACTTCTTTAGTGATACAGCCTCTTCTGAATTTTGCTAGCCCTGT GTATATTAATGAATTGATTGAATATATTTTCCTTGCATATAATGATGAGGGGTGTAAGGAGTCTGGCGATGGTAAATCGACTAAAGTAGAAAGTCATAATCGCAATCAGGGTTCTCCGTCAGACACTTGTTCAGAATCTGATCACAAACAGAAAACACCTACCAAGAGTCAAGGGACTGATCTCTCACTTTGCCAATATGACCATCGAAGAGAATTATCATCAGCTAGTGCAGGAAGTTCAATTTCTGGTTCGATTCAAGACGAGGCTAGCCATCCACGGCCCGCTGACTGGGCTCGTGTCCTTGAAGCAGCTTCCCAGAGAAGAACTGAAGTTCTGATGCCTGAAAATCTTGAGAACATGTGGACTATTGGCagaaattataagaaaaaactcCAAAAGAATTCTTCCACAGGAGTTCAGGTTCCTAGAGTAAAGATTACTGCAAGCAGTGGAAAAGATGCGGGGAAAGAGTTGCCAACTCAAAAATCTGAAGTGGCCGTGATAATGGAAGGTGAACCACATGATCAGAGAAGTCACCCTTTGCATTTGTCTCAAGATCTGATAAAGGATGCTTCGTCCAAGGGAGGAGTTCTCTATGATGTTGACAGTGCTTCTGCCATTGTTGCATATGAGACTAAGAGTAAgcttaaaaaatcaaatagtaCATCTGATTTAATCATCCAACAAAATACTGAAGATTTGTTTATGAGCAAAGATGGAGGATCCATTATATCAGAATTCTATAGTACAGAATTTAAGAATGCAGTACCTAGCACTATGAGTGCTTCAGACATGGTGATTCGTGGTGAGGGACATCATCTACCAAAGCTGAAGTGCAGG GTTTTGGGTGCATATTTTGAGAAGCTGGGCTCAAAATCTTTTGCTGTATATTCAATCGCGGTTACAGATGCCAATAACTGTACTTGGTTTGTAAAGAGAAG ATACAGGAACTTTGAGAGATTGCATAGACACCTGAAAGATATTCCTAATTACACATTGCATTTGCCTCCTAAGAGGATATTTTCATCTAGTACAGAAGATGCATTCGTTCATCAGCGTTGCATTCAGCTCGACAAATATCTGCAA GATCTCTTGACAATTGCCAATGTGGCTGAGCAACATGAAGTGTGGGATTTTCTCAGTGCCTCTTCCAAG AACTACTCCTTTGGAAAATCTTCTTCAGTGATGAGAACGCTGGCAG TTAACGTGGATGATGCTGTGGATGATATTGTGCGTCAATTTAAAGGCGTTTCTGATGGCTTGATGCGTAAAGTTGTTGGCTctccttcatcttcttcttatGAACCTACTACCTCTACTTCAGACAGGAATTTGTCTTGGAACGTGGAGGAAATAAATAAACTGGCTTTAACACAAAGTAACTCTGAGTCAGTTAATAGTTTCTCTGACAATGATGACGGTGATAAAGATGGAAGCCACGGGCATGAGGAAGTAGGACCTAGTTCAGAAGACAATGGGTGGCATTCAGACAATGAGTTGAATTCAAAAGGATTTCCCCCTCGGGTGGTTAAACATGACGAAGAGATGGTAAACTCAGTGGCTGATTTGAAGAATGGTTCTGGGCTACAACGTAAATCAGTCAGTTCTGGAGGATTTTCAGAGACAAGTTTGGCAGTAGTTCCAAGTCAACAAGAGGATCTAGTTGGAGTGCCACCAGAG TGGACGCCGCCCAACTTAAGTGTACCTATCTTAAATTTGGTGGACAAGATTTTTCAGCTGAATAGAAGAGGCTGGCTAAG AAGACAGGTATTTTGGATATCAAAGGAAATTATGCAGTTAATGATGGAGGATGCTATTGATGATTGGCTGTTAAGGCAAATTCATTGGCTACGGAGAGATGATATTATTGCTTTGGGAATTAAATGGATTCAAGAT GTTCTCTGGCCCAATGGCgttttcttcataaaattaagaaatattgtTGAAAGCAGCAATGAACCAAATCAAGGATCTGTTCATAGCACGAAACAATCTGGAGGAAGTAAGGTCTCTAAGGCAGGATCTTTTGAGGAGCAGCTTGAGGCTACTCGTAGGGCAAGTGATGTGAAAAAGATGCTCTATG ATGGTGCTCCCGCCACTTTGGTCAGCTTAATAGGGCACAAGCAGTACAGACGTTGTGCTAGGGATTTGTATTATTTCCTTCAG TCTACTATCTGCTTAAAGCAGCTAACATATGGTGTCCTCGAACTTGTACTTATATCGATCTTCCCTGAACTGAGGGATCTTGTGAAGGATATCCATGAGAAGGCACACGCTCAACCTGTATAG